CGCCTGCTGCTGGTAATCGTCGCTCTTGGTAAACACACTGACATGGGTGGAAAAGCCAACGCCCTCTTTCAGCACGATGCGCCCGCCAGTTCCGCCCAGGAAACAGAAGGGCGAGATATGGGTATGCGGACCAATCTCCACCCGGCCAGTGAGAATGGCAAAGTCGTCAATACGCGCACCATCGCCAATGCTGCCGTCAATGACATAGAACACGGCGCGGCGTGATACCCGCACCCCCTCGCCCACCGTATGAAAGCCGATGGCCAGCAGCTCTTCCCGACTAAGCAGTTCCATGGGCACGCTTAGATGAACAGGTCGAAATCGGACACGGTATCCACCACCTCTCCTGCCGCCATGCGTTCCAGCAGCAGATTGGACTCGTGGCGGATGCAGTGGAAGGTACAGTGCCGGGCCGGATCAACCCGGTTCATCACAGTCTTGCGCCGGTCGCCTTGCCATAGTTCCTCCAGCGAAACCTTGGCGATATCGCCAATGCGCATGTTGAGGTTGCCGCGATGATAGGGGCAGACATAAGCACCGCTAGGCGTAATCACCGTGCGTAGTTCCGCGGTGAGACAACGGTTGTAGGACTTCACCTGGGTACCCACGCCGCGCAAGGCTTCTTCCAGCGTAAACGGTGCAATGATCTTGAAATTGTCGTCGGCCAGTTCGTGGATGGCCTTGAGGTTACGGTTAACCAGATCCACCACCGACAGATCCTGCTGCTGCAGGAAGTGCATCATGTCAAAGGCAGGTTTGACCTCGAAATAGTCACAACCGATATCCTTGGCCAGCTGTGCTGCCTTTTCGATATCCACTGCATTGGTGCGGTGCAGGCTGCCATCGGGATTGAACTTGGACAGCAGCAGGAAGGAATAACCCAGCAAACCCTTCTTGCTGGCAGCCATCTGGCGCATATTGTCGATGACAAGATTGAACTGCGACTTGCCGCTGGCATGAGGACGGAACTCGGCAAATACTTCCTCGCTACCGGCATCCACCGACACCCGCAGCCAGCTGGTCATGTTGATGCACTGGTCCATATAGCGCGGCATCAGGGTTCCATTGGTGGTTACCCCCACCTTGATGCCAGCCTGGTAGAGCGACTCGACCAGCGCGCCAAACTTTGGATGCGCCATTGGCTCGCCGCCGCCAATCAGCACCACGGCACGGACGCCATGCTGGGCAAACTCCTCGGCCAGCCTCATCAGGCGCTCGTTGTCGATACCACCCTGATTGAGCAAGTTGGCACTGATGCAATCATGGCAAGCCAGATTACAGGCAGTGGTGGGATCAAGCTCCACCACAAAAGGTGCGCTATTGCTCTTGTTCCACAGGAATTTGTTGATGAACTCCTGTACGGATTCCTGCTTCAGCTTTTCAACCAGCGACAGCGGGCGCGAAATCTGACCCATGAATTCACTCCTCGATAGACCCGGGCACCATGTTGCCGCAACGGCCGGCAGTCCCGGGGCGTGTTTCCCGTGCGGCGCACGAGCCACGTTTGTTCAGTAAATGATGGCTGACTTGGGCAGGGAGTAAGTGTCCAGCGCACGCACGCCCCCCTCGCGCCCAACCCCGGAATCGGCAAAGCCGCCAACCGGCAGCTCGGGCAGCCAGAACTCCGGGTTGGCGTTGACCCATATCCGCCCGGCGCGCAACTGCCGCACCACCTGTAACGATGTTTTGCTTGCTGCCGTCCATACATAAACGGCCAGCCCATACTGGTTATCGGCAACAATGGCATTAAATTGACTGGCAGCCACGCGACAGATGGTGATCACCGGGCCAAAAATCTCCTGCCGACGCAATGCCGACGCTGCAGCAACATGGTCAATCAGCA
The sequence above is drawn from the Aquitalea denitrificans genome and encodes:
- a CDS encoding acyltransferase; this encodes MELLSREELLAIGFHTVGEGVRVSRRAVFYVIDGSIGDGARIDDFAILTGRVEIGPHTHISPFCFLGGTGGRIVLKEGVGFSTHVSVFTKSDDYQQQADGPRNKVEGDVLIGAHTIFGAQCVILPGADVGPNCSIGVGCVIKDKVAAGGRYVSMGIRSVQLP
- a CDS encoding radical SAM protein translates to MGQISRPLSLVEKLKQESVQEFINKFLWNKSNSAPFVVELDPTTACNLACHDCISANLLNQGGIDNERLMRLAEEFAQHGVRAVVLIGGGEPMAHPKFGALVESLYQAGIKVGVTTNGTLMPRYMDQCINMTSWLRVSVDAGSEEVFAEFRPHASGKSQFNLVIDNMRQMAASKKGLLGYSFLLLSKFNPDGSLHRTNAVDIEKAAQLAKDIGCDYFEVKPAFDMMHFLQQQDLSVVDLVNRNLKAIHELADDNFKIIAPFTLEEALRGVGTQVKSYNRCLTAELRTVITPSGAYVCPYHRGNLNMRIGDIAKVSLEELWQGDRRKTVMNRVDPARHCTFHCIRHESNLLLERMAAGEVVDTVSDFDLFI